A window of Zingiber officinale cultivar Zhangliang chromosome 5A, Zo_v1.1, whole genome shotgun sequence contains these coding sequences:
- the LOC121982865 gene encoding myb-related protein 308-like: protein MGRSPCCDQPHTNKGAWTREEDDRLVAYIQAHGEGCWRSLPKAAGLLRCGKSCRLRWMNYLRPDLKRGNFTEEEDELIVKLHALLGNKWSVIAARLPGRTDNEIKNYWNTHIKRKLVGQGLDPQTHRPLVTRKDEISSTDEGGDLDLDLTISLRLPAASGNGGANWRATWPEVATPPPPPGPLCAPTICFCYHLGFRSDQACSCQPASSSGHFHGYYTGSLYKI from the exons ATGGGAAGGTCTCCCTGCTGCGACCAGCCCCACACCAACAAAGGAGCTTGGACGAGGGAGGAAGACGACAGGCTCGTCGCTTACATCCAGGCCCACGGCGAAGGATGCTGGAGATCGCTCCCTAAGGCCGCAG gcctTCTGCGATGCGGCAAGAGCTGCCGCCTCCGGTGGATGAACTACCTCCGGCCAGACCTTAAGAGAGGAAACTTCACCGAGGAAGAGGACGAGCTCATCGTCAAGCTCCACGCTTTGCTCGGAAACAA ATGGTCGGTGATCGCGGCTAGACTGCCAGGACGGacggacaacgagatcaagaACTATTGGAACACGCATATCAAGCGGAAGCTCGTCGGCCAGGGACTCGATCCGCAGACGCACCGCCCGCTCGTGACGAGGAAGGACGAGATCAGCAGCACAGACGAGGGCGGCGACCTCGACCTCGACCTCACCATCAGCCTTCGCCTCCCGGCCGCTTCCGGCAACGGTGGTGCCAATTGGCGAGCGACTTGGCCGGAGGTGgcgacgccgccgccgcctcccggCCCGCTGTGCGCTCCGACCATTTGCTTCTGCTACCATCTTGGCTTCCGCAGCGACCAAGCCTGCAGCTGCCAGCCGGCGAGCTCGAGCGGCCACTTTCATGGATACTATACGGGTTCACTGTATAAAATTTAG